The following proteins are encoded in a genomic region of Chryseobacterium culicis:
- a CDS encoding DEAD/DEAH box helicase, protein MELQPIYQKLQIQDMNQMQKSTYKASENNTDIVLLSPTGSGKTLAFLFPVLRNLKKNVQGVQALILVPARELALQIEQVFKSMGTDFKVSVCYGGHDKKIEVNNLIEAPAVLIGTPGRIVYHLRNNNFDPKTIKTLVLDEFDKALELGFHDDMEFISHSLQGLSQRILTSATAMDEIPAFTGLKDEKVISFLKENDIKPDLQLRKVMTISEEKLDTLFNLVCKIGNKRTLIFCNHRDAVDRISELLHQMGIDRETFHGGMEQDERERALLKFRNDSARILITTDLAARGLDIPEVESIVHYQLPPKEDAFIHRNGRTARMNAKGFVYLIMTEEENFPFIKNNTPEESVAGFTKVPQKTPFQTVYISAGKKDKVNKVDIVGYLLKKGELQKEDVGIIEVKDTTSYVAVSRNKVNALLRKLQNEKLKGKKVKMEVAY, encoded by the coding sequence ATGGAATTACAGCCGATCTATCAAAAACTGCAGATTCAGGATATGAATCAGATGCAGAAATCTACTTATAAAGCGTCCGAAAACAATACAGACATTGTTTTACTCTCTCCTACAGGATCAGGGAAAACGCTTGCCTTTTTATTTCCTGTTTTGAGGAATCTGAAAAAAAATGTTCAGGGAGTTCAGGCATTGATATTGGTTCCTGCCAGAGAACTTGCTTTGCAGATTGAACAGGTTTTTAAATCGATGGGAACAGATTTTAAAGTTTCTGTCTGCTATGGAGGGCATGATAAAAAAATCGAGGTTAATAATTTAATTGAAGCTCCTGCTGTACTGATTGGAACTCCCGGAAGAATTGTTTACCACTTAAGAAATAATAACTTTGATCCGAAAACAATTAAAACCTTAGTTCTTGATGAGTTCGACAAAGCTCTGGAACTGGGTTTCCATGATGATATGGAATTTATTTCCCATTCTTTACAAGGACTTTCTCAAAGAATTTTAACTTCCGCCACCGCAATGGATGAAATTCCGGCCTTTACAGGATTAAAAGATGAAAAAGTAATCAGTTTCCTTAAAGAAAATGACATTAAACCGGATCTTCAGCTGAGAAAGGTAATGACCATATCTGAGGAAAAACTGGATACCCTTTTTAATCTGGTTTGTAAAATCGGAAATAAGAGAACTTTAATTTTCTGTAATCACCGTGATGCTGTAGACCGTATCTCTGAGCTTCTTCATCAGATGGGAATTGACAGAGAAACCTTCCATGGTGGTATGGAACAGGATGAAAGAGAACGTGCTTTGCTAAAATTCAGAAATGATTCTGCAAGAATTCTTATTACCACAGACCTGGCTGCCCGCGGACTTGATATTCCCGAGGTAGAATCTATCGTTCATTATCAGCTTCCGCCAAAAGAAGATGCCTTCATCCACAGAAACGGACGTACAGCAAGAATGAACGCCAAAGGTTTTGTATACCTGATTATGACTGAAGAGGAAAATTTCCCATTCATTAAAAATAATACTCCCGAAGAAAGTGTTGCCGGATTTACTAAAGTTCCGCAAAAAACACCTTTCCAGACTGTTTACATCAGTGCAGGGAAAAAGGATAAGGTGAATAAAGTGGATATTGTAGGATATTTACTCAAGAAAGGAGAACTGCAGAAAGAAGATGTGGGAATTATTGAGGTAAAAGATACGACCTCTTATGTTGCTGTTTCCAGAAATAAAGTAAATGCTCTTTTAAGAAAGCTTCAGAATGAAAAACTGAAAGGAAAGAAAGTG